From Rhodococcus antarcticus, the proteins below share one genomic window:
- the rpsL gene encoding 30S ribosomal protein S12 — MPTIQQLVRKGRQDKVAKLKTAALKGSPQRRGVCTRVYTTTPKKPNSALRKVARVRLTSQIEVTAYIPGEGHNLQEHSMVLVRGGRVKDLPGVRYKIIRGSLDTQGVKGRKQARSKYGAKKEKS; from the coding sequence ATGCCCACCATCCAGCAGCTGGTCCGCAAGGGTCGCCAGGACAAGGTCGCCAAGCTCAAGACGGCGGCCCTGAAGGGGAGTCCCCAGCGGCGTGGCGTGTGCACCCGCGTGTACACCACGACCCCCAAGAAGCCGAACTCGGCGCTGCGCAAGGTCGCCCGCGTGCGGTTGACCAGCCAGATCGAGGTCACGGCGTACATCCCTGGTGAGGGTCACAACCTCCAGGAGCACTCCATGGTCCTGGTTCGGGGTGGTCGCGTGAAGGACCTGCCCGGTGTCCGTTACAAGATCATCCGCGGTTCCCTCGACACGCAGGGCGTGAAGGGCCGCAAGCAGGCTCGCAGCAAGTACGGCGCGAAGAAGGAGAAGAGCTGA
- the rpsG gene encoding 30S ribosomal protein S7, with protein sequence MPRKGPAPKRPLVNDPVYGSPLVTQLVNKILLDGKKSIAESIVYGALEGCREKTGTDPVVTLKRALDNVKPALEVRSRRVGGATYQVPIEVRPGRSTTLALRWLVSFSRGRREKTMVDRLANELLDASNGLGASVKRREDTHKMAESNKAFAHYRW encoded by the coding sequence ATGCCGCGCAAGGGCCCAGCACCCAAGCGCCCGCTGGTCAACGACCCGGTCTACGGATCGCCGCTCGTTACCCAGCTGGTCAACAAGATCCTGCTCGACGGCAAGAAGTCGATCGCGGAGTCGATCGTCTACGGCGCCCTCGAGGGTTGCCGCGAGAAGACGGGTACCGACCCGGTCGTGACCCTCAAGCGGGCGCTCGACAACGTCAAGCCCGCCCTCGAGGTCCGCAGCCGTCGCGTCGGTGGTGCGACCTACCAGGTCCCCATCGAGGTCCGCCCGGGCCGCTCCACCACCCTCGCGCTGCGCTGGCTGGTGTCGTTCTCCCGCGGTCGCCGCGAGAAGACGATGGTCGACCGCCTCGCGAACGAGCTGCTCGACGCGAGCAACGGACTCGGTGCGAGCGTCAAGCGCCGCGAGGACACGCACAAGATGGCCGAGTCGAACAAGGCCTTCGCGCACTACCGCTGGTGA
- the fusA gene encoding elongation factor G, with protein sequence MAQDVLTDLNKVRNIGIMAHIDAGKTTTTERILFYTGISYKIGEVHDGAATMDWMEQEQERGITITSAATTCFWDGNQINIIDTPGHVDFTVEVERSLRVLDGAVAVFDGKEGVEPQSEQVWRQADKYDVPRICFVNKMDKLGADFYYTVRTIIERLGAKPLVIQLPIGAEDGFEGLIDLVENRALVWSGETKLGEKYDIQEIPADMVELAAEWREKMLETVAESDETLLEKHFGGEGLTVEEVKKAIRAMTVASEIYPVLCGSAFKNKGVQPMLDAVVDYLPSPLDVEATTGHVVGNEEELITRKPSTTEPFAALAFKVATHPFFGKLTYVRVYSGKLDSGSQVINSTKGKKERIGKLFQMHSNKENPVDTASAGHIYAVIGLKDTTTGDTLCDPQHQIVLESMTFPEPVISVAIEPKTKSDQEKLGTAIQKLAEEDPTFRVNLDEETGQTVIAGMGELHLDILVDRMRREFKVEANVGKPQVAYRETIRKTVDKYSYTHKKQTGGSGQFAKVLIKLEPWHGEDGAMYEFVNAVTGGRVPREYIPSVDAGAQDAMQYGVLAGYPLVNLRLTLLDGGYHEVDSSEMAFKVAGSMAMKEAARMASPVILEPMMSVEVITPEDYMGDVIGDLNSRRGQIQAMEERSGARVVKALVPLSEMFGYVGDLRSRTQGRANYSMVFDSYAEVPQNVAKEIIAKATGE encoded by the coding sequence GTGGCACAGGACGTGCTGACCGACCTCAACAAGGTCCGCAACATCGGCATCATGGCGCACATCGACGCCGGCAAGACCACCACCACCGAGCGGATCCTCTTCTACACCGGGATCAGCTACAAGATCGGTGAGGTGCACGACGGCGCCGCGACCATGGACTGGATGGAGCAGGAGCAGGAGCGGGGCATCACCATCACCTCCGCCGCCACCACCTGCTTCTGGGACGGCAACCAGATCAACATCATCGACACCCCCGGCCACGTGGACTTCACCGTCGAGGTCGAGCGCTCCCTGCGCGTCCTCGACGGCGCCGTCGCGGTCTTCGACGGCAAGGAGGGCGTCGAGCCCCAGTCGGAGCAGGTCTGGCGTCAGGCGGACAAGTACGACGTCCCGCGCATCTGCTTCGTCAACAAGATGGACAAGCTCGGTGCGGACTTCTACTACACGGTGCGCACCATCATCGAGCGGCTCGGCGCGAAGCCCTTGGTCATCCAGCTCCCCATCGGGGCCGAGGACGGCTTCGAGGGCCTGATCGACCTGGTCGAGAACCGCGCGCTGGTGTGGAGCGGCGAGACCAAGCTCGGCGAGAAGTACGACATCCAGGAGATCCCGGCCGACATGGTCGAGCTCGCGGCCGAGTGGCGCGAGAAGATGCTCGAGACGGTGGCGGAGTCCGACGAGACCCTGCTGGAGAAGCACTTCGGCGGCGAGGGACTGACCGTCGAGGAGGTCAAGAAGGCCATCCGGGCGATGACCGTGGCGAGCGAGATCTACCCGGTGCTCTGCGGCTCCGCGTTCAAGAACAAGGGCGTGCAGCCCATGCTCGACGCGGTCGTGGACTACCTGCCCTCCCCGCTGGACGTCGAGGCCACCACCGGCCACGTCGTCGGCAACGAGGAGGAGCTCATCACCCGCAAGCCGAGCACGACGGAGCCCTTCGCGGCGCTGGCGTTCAAGGTCGCGACGCACCCGTTCTTCGGCAAGCTGACCTACGTCCGCGTCTACTCGGGCAAGCTCGACTCCGGCTCCCAGGTGATCAACTCCACCAAGGGCAAGAAGGAGCGCATCGGCAAGCTGTTCCAGATGCACTCCAACAAGGAGAACCCGGTGGACACGGCCTCGGCCGGTCACATCTACGCGGTCATCGGGCTGAAGGACACCACCACCGGTGACACCCTGTGCGACCCGCAGCACCAGATCGTGCTCGAGTCGATGACGTTCCCGGAGCCGGTCATCTCGGTGGCGATCGAGCCGAAGACCAAGAGCGACCAGGAGAAGCTGGGCACGGCCATCCAGAAGCTGGCCGAGGAGGACCCGACGTTCCGGGTGAACCTCGACGAGGAGACGGGTCAGACGGTCATCGCCGGGATGGGCGAGCTCCACCTCGACATCCTCGTCGACCGCATGCGCCGTGAGTTCAAGGTCGAGGCCAACGTGGGCAAGCCCCAGGTCGCGTACCGCGAGACCATCCGCAAGACGGTCGACAAGTACTCGTACACCCACAAGAAGCAGACCGGCGGCTCCGGGCAGTTCGCGAAGGTCCTCATCAAGCTGGAGCCGTGGCACGGCGAGGACGGCGCGATGTACGAGTTCGTCAACGCCGTGACCGGTGGCCGCGTGCCGCGGGAGTACATCCCCTCCGTCGACGCCGGTGCCCAGGACGCGATGCAGTACGGCGTGCTGGCCGGCTACCCGCTGGTCAACCTCCGACTGACCCTGCTCGACGGCGGCTACCACGAGGTCGACTCCTCCGAGATGGCCTTCAAGGTCGCCGGCTCCATGGCGATGAAGGAGGCGGCCCGCATGGCGTCGCCCGTCATCCTCGAGCCGATGATGTCCGTCGAGGTCATCACCCCCGAGGACTACATGGGGGACGTGATCGGGGACCTCAACTCCCGCCGCGGCCAGATCCAGGCCATGGAGGAGCGCAGCGGTGCCCGCGTCGTCAAGGCGCTCGTGCCGCTGTCGGAGATGTTCGGCTACGTGGGCGACCTTCGGTCGCGCACCCAGGGCCGGGCCAACTACTCCATGGTGTTCGACTCCTACGCGGAGGTCCCGCAGAACGTCGCCAAGGAGATCATCGCGAAGGCGACGGGCGAGTGA
- the tuf gene encoding elongation factor Tu, translating to MAKAKFQRTKPHVNIGTIGHIDHGKTTLTAAITKVLHDKYPDLNEASAFDQIDKAPEERQRGITISIAHVEYQTEKRHYAHVDCPGHADYIKNMITGAAQMDGAILVVAATDGPMPQTKEHVLLARQVGVPYIVVALNKADMVDDEEILELVELEVRELLSDYEFPGDDLPIVRVSALKALEGDPEWAEKVMELMAAVDESIPEPVRETEKPFLMPVEDVFTITGRGTVVTGRVERGVVNVNEDVELVGIREKSQKTTVTGVEMFRKLLDQGRAGDNVGLLVRGIKREDVERGMVVVKPGTTTPHTDFEGNVYILSKEEGGRHTPFFNNYRPQFYFRTTDVTGVVTLPEGTEMVMPGDNTEMTVALIQPIAMDEGLRFAIREGGRTVGAGRVTKINK from the coding sequence GTGGCGAAGGCGAAGTTCCAGAGGACGAAGCCGCACGTCAACATCGGCACCATCGGTCACATCGACCACGGTAAGACGACGCTGACCGCTGCCATCACCAAGGTGCTGCACGACAAGTACCCCGACCTCAACGAGGCCTCGGCCTTCGACCAGATCGACAAGGCTCCCGAGGAGCGCCAGCGCGGCATCACCATCTCCATCGCGCACGTCGAGTACCAGACGGAGAAGCGCCACTACGCGCACGTCGACTGCCCCGGGCACGCCGACTACATCAAGAACATGATCACGGGTGCGGCGCAGATGGACGGCGCGATCCTTGTGGTGGCAGCCACCGACGGCCCCATGCCGCAGACCAAGGAGCACGTGCTCCTGGCCCGCCAGGTGGGCGTCCCCTACATCGTCGTGGCGCTGAACAAGGCCGACATGGTCGACGACGAGGAGATCCTGGAGCTCGTCGAGCTCGAGGTGCGCGAGCTCCTGTCGGACTACGAGTTCCCCGGCGACGACCTCCCGATCGTCCGCGTCTCCGCCCTCAAGGCGCTCGAGGGCGACCCCGAGTGGGCCGAGAAGGTCATGGAGCTCATGGCGGCGGTGGACGAGTCCATCCCCGAGCCCGTCCGCGAGACGGAGAAGCCCTTCCTCATGCCCGTCGAGGACGTCTTCACCATCACCGGCCGCGGCACCGTGGTCACCGGTCGCGTCGAGCGTGGCGTGGTCAACGTGAACGAGGACGTCGAGCTCGTCGGCATCCGCGAGAAGTCGCAGAAGACGACCGTCACCGGCGTCGAGATGTTCCGCAAGCTCCTCGACCAGGGTCGCGCGGGTGACAACGTGGGCCTGCTGGTCCGCGGCATCAAGCGCGAGGACGTCGAGCGCGGCATGGTCGTGGTCAAGCCCGGCACGACCACGCCGCACACGGACTTCGAGGGCAACGTCTACATCCTGTCGAAGGAGGAGGGTGGTCGTCACACCCCCTTCTTCAACAACTACCGCCCCCAGTTCTACTTCCGCACCACGGACGTCACCGGCGTCGTCACGCTGCCCGAGGGCACCGAGATGGTCATGCCCGGCGACAACACCGAGATGACGGTCGCGCTGATCCAGCCGATCGCCATGGACGAGGGTCTGCGCTTCGCCATTCGCGAGGGTGGACGCACCGTCGGTGCCGGACGGGTCACCAAGATCAACAAGTAG
- the rpsJ gene encoding 30S ribosomal protein S10 yields MAGQKIRIRLKAYDHEAIDASARKIVETVTRTGARVVGPVPLPTEKNVYCVIRSPHKYKDSREHFEMRTHKRLIDILDPTPKTVDALMRIDLPASVDVNIQ; encoded by the coding sequence ATGGCGGGACAAAAGATCCGCATTCGGCTCAAGGCCTACGACCACGAGGCGATCGACGCGTCCGCGCGCAAGATCGTGGAGACCGTGACCCGCACAGGGGCGCGCGTGGTCGGGCCGGTGCCGTTGCCCACCGAGAAGAACGTGTACTGCGTCATCCGTTCGCCGCACAAGTACAAGGACTCGCGCGAGCACTTCGAGATGCGCACCCACAAGCGGCTGATCGACATCCTCGACCCGACGCCGAAGACGGTCGACGCGCTCATGCGCATCGACCTCCCGGCGAGCGTCGACGTCAACATCCAGTGA
- the rplC gene encoding 50S ribosomal protein L3 — protein sequence MADNKMTGILGSKLGMTQVFDENNRIVPVTVVQAGPCVVTQIRTVEKDGYTAVQLAYGAVDPRRVTKPVTGQFAASGSTPRRHVVEIRMADVSGYEVGQELTADVFADGALVDVVGTSKGKGTAGVMKRHGFHGLGAGHGVKRKHRSPGSIGGASTPGRVFKGVRMAGRMGNERVTTQNLTVHRVDAEAGLLLIKGAVPGNKYGLVLVKTATKGGAL from the coding sequence ATGGCTGACAACAAGATGACCGGGATCCTGGGCAGCAAGCTCGGGATGACCCAGGTGTTCGACGAGAACAACCGGATCGTGCCCGTGACCGTGGTCCAGGCCGGACCCTGCGTCGTGACGCAGATCCGGACCGTGGAGAAGGACGGCTACACCGCGGTGCAGCTGGCCTACGGCGCGGTGGACCCGCGTCGGGTGACCAAGCCGGTCACCGGCCAGTTCGCCGCCTCGGGCTCCACGCCGCGGCGGCACGTGGTCGAGATCCGCATGGCGGACGTCTCGGGGTACGAGGTCGGCCAGGAGCTGACGGCGGACGTGTTCGCCGACGGTGCGCTGGTGGACGTCGTGGGCACGAGCAAGGGCAAGGGCACCGCCGGCGTCATGAAGCGCCACGGCTTCCACGGCCTCGGCGCCGGGCACGGCGTGAAGCGCAAGCACCGCTCGCCCGGCTCCATCGGTGGCGCGTCCACCCCCGGCCGTGTGTTCAAGGGCGTCCGGATGGCCGGCCGCATGGGCAACGAGCGCGTGACCACGCAGAACCTCACCGTGCACCGGGTCGACGCCGAGGCGGGCCTGCTGCTCATCAAGGGCGCGGTCCCCGGCAACAAGTACGGGCTGGTGCTCGTCAAGACGGCCACGAAGGGTGGTGCTCTCTGA
- the rplD gene encoding 50S ribosomal protein L4 yields MAVDTEKAADTATSLTLDVRRADGTTAGTVDLPAELFDVQANVPLMHQVVVAQMAAARQGTHKTKTRAEVSGGGRKPYRQKGTGRARQGSTRSPQFAGGGVSHGPVPRSYAQRTPKKMIVAALRGALSDRARSARIHVVDALVADGAPSTRSARTFLGLLSDRRRFLVVLDRDDVAGWKSLNNLPGVHPIAPDQLNTYDVLASDDVVFTSGSLATYVAGPQRGRSVTASARSSELVEEESK; encoded by the coding sequence ATGGCAGTTGACACGGAGAAGGCGGCCGACACGGCCACCTCGCTCACGCTGGACGTCCGCAGGGCCGACGGGACCACCGCCGGCACGGTGGACCTTCCCGCCGAGCTGTTCGACGTCCAGGCCAACGTGCCGCTGATGCACCAGGTGGTCGTCGCCCAGATGGCCGCAGCGCGCCAGGGCACCCACAAGACCAAGACACGTGCGGAGGTGTCCGGCGGTGGGCGCAAGCCCTACCGCCAGAAGGGCACCGGTCGCGCCCGCCAGGGTTCGACCCGGTCCCCGCAGTTCGCCGGTGGTGGTGTCTCGCACGGTCCCGTGCCACGCAGCTACGCGCAGCGCACGCCCAAGAAGATGATCGTCGCCGCCTTGCGTGGTGCGTTGTCCGACCGGGCGCGCTCGGCGCGGATCCACGTCGTCGACGCTCTGGTGGCCGACGGTGCACCGTCCACCCGGTCGGCCCGCACCTTCCTGGGTCTGCTGTCGGACCGCCGCCGCTTCCTGGTGGTCCTGGACCGCGATGACGTCGCGGGCTGGAAGAGCCTGAACAACCTGCCGGGTGTGCACCCCATCGCCCCGGACCAGCTGAACACCTACGACGTGCTCGCCAGCGACGACGTGGTCTTCACCAGCGGTTCGCTGGCGACCTACGTCGCAGGCCCGCAGCGCGGTCGCAGCGTCACGGCGTCGGCCCGCTCCAGCGAGCTGGTCGAGGAGGAGAGCAAGTGA
- the rplW gene encoding 50S ribosomal protein L23 gives MIDDPRDVLLAPVISEKSYGLLDSNTYTFIVLPTANKTQIKIAVEKVFGVTVTNVNTMNRQGKRKRTKFGYGKRKDTKRALVTLSADSKPIEIFGGPAA, from the coding sequence GTGATCGACGACCCGCGCGACGTGCTACTGGCACCCGTGATCTCCGAGAAGTCCTACGGGCTGCTCGACTCGAACACGTACACGTTCATCGTGCTGCCCACGGCCAACAAGACCCAGATCAAGATCGCGGTCGAGAAGGTCTTCGGCGTCACGGTGACCAACGTGAACACCATGAACCGACAGGGCAAGCGCAAGCGGACGAAGTTCGGCTACGGCAAGCGCAAGGACACGAAGCGGGCTCTCGTGACGCTGTCCGCCGACAGCAAGCCCATCGAGATCTTCGGAGGCCCGGCCGCCTGA
- the rplB gene encoding 50S ribosomal protein L2 translates to MAIRKYKPTTPGRRGASVADFAEITRSTPEKSLVRPLHGRGGRNAHGRITTRHKGGGHKRAYRIIDFRRADKDGVPAKVAHIEYDPNRTSRIALLHYADGEKRYIIAPAKLKQGDAIEAGPRADIKPGNNLPLRNIPTGTVIHAIELRPGGGAKIARSAGTSVQLVAKDGPYAQLRMPSGEIRNVDVRCRASIGEVGNAEQSNINWGKAGRMRWKGRRPTVRGVVMNPVDHPHGGGEGKTSGGRHPVSPWGQPEGRTRKSKPSDKLIVRRRRTGKNKR, encoded by the coding sequence ATGGCAATCCGCAAGTACAAGCCGACCACTCCCGGTCGTCGTGGCGCCAGCGTGGCCGACTTCGCCGAGATCACGCGCTCCACGCCGGAGAAGTCGCTGGTCCGTCCGTTGCACGGCCGCGGTGGCCGCAACGCCCACGGCCGCATCACCACCCGGCACAAGGGTGGCGGTCACAAGCGCGCGTACCGCATCATCGACTTCCGTCGGGCGGACAAGGACGGCGTGCCGGCCAAGGTCGCGCACATCGAGTACGACCCCAACCGCACCTCGCGCATCGCGCTGCTGCACTACGCCGACGGCGAGAAGCGGTACATCATCGCGCCGGCGAAGCTGAAGCAGGGCGACGCAATCGAGGCCGGTCCCCGGGCGGACATCAAGCCCGGCAACAACCTGCCGCTGCGCAACATCCCCACCGGCACCGTGATCCACGCCATCGAGCTCCGCCCCGGCGGTGGAGCGAAGATCGCGCGGTCCGCGGGGACCTCGGTCCAGCTGGTCGCGAAGGACGGGCCGTACGCGCAGCTGCGCATGCCCTCCGGCGAGATCCGCAACGTCGACGTCCGCTGCCGCGCCTCGATCGGTGAGGTCGGCAACGCCGAGCAGTCGAACATCAACTGGGGCAAGGCCGGCCGGATGCGGTGGAAGGGCAGGCGCCCGACCGTCCGTGGAGTCGTGATGAACCCGGTCGACCACCCGCACGGTGGTGGAGAGGGCAAGACCTCCGGTGGTCGCCACCCGGTCAGCCCGTGGGGCCAGCCCGAGGGCCGCACCCGCAAGTCCAAGCCGAGCGACAAGCTCATCGTCCGGCGCCGCCGCACCGGCAAGAACAAGCGCTGA
- the rpsS gene encoding 30S ribosomal protein S19 — MPRSLKKGPFVDDHLLAKVDVQNEKGTKQVIKTWSRRSTIIPDFIGHTFAVHDGRKHVPVFVSDSMVGHKLGEFAPTRTFRGHIKDDRKARRR, encoded by the coding sequence ATGCCACGCAGCCTTAAGAAGGGCCCGTTCGTCGATGACCACCTCCTTGCGAAGGTGGACGTCCAGAACGAGAAGGGGACCAAGCAGGTCATCAAGACCTGGTCCCGCCGCTCGACGATCATCCCGGACTTCATCGGCCACACGTTCGCGGTGCACGACGGCCGCAAGCACGTGCCGGTGTTCGTGTCCGACTCGATGGTCGGCCACAAGCTGGGGGAGTTCGCCCCCACGCGGACCTTCCGCGGCCACATCAAGGACGACCGCAAGGCGCGTCGCCGCTAG
- the rplV gene encoding 50S ribosomal protein L22, which yields MDAQDVASGTAELPHAVARARYVSVTPMKARRVVELIKGRTATEALAILKFAPQAASEPVAKVLASAVANAENNLGLDPSTLVVSTAFVDEGPTLKRFQPRAQGRAFRIRKRTSHITIEVESRPQVGTASARNRRSSASRAGAKGSAS from the coding sequence ATGGACGCCCAAGACGTCGCAAGCGGTACCGCGGAGCTCCCGCATGCCGTGGCGCGGGCTCGCTATGTCAGCGTCACGCCGATGAAGGCGCGCCGCGTGGTGGAGCTGATCAAGGGTCGGACCGCCACCGAGGCGCTGGCCATCCTGAAGTTCGCGCCGCAGGCCGCGAGCGAGCCCGTTGCCAAGGTGCTCGCCAGCGCCGTGGCCAACGCCGAGAACAACCTCGGTCTGGACCCCAGCACGCTGGTGGTCTCGACCGCGTTCGTGGACGAGGGACCGACTCTGAAGCGGTTCCAGCCGCGGGCCCAGGGTCGCGCGTTCCGCATCCGCAAGCGCACGAGCCACATCACGATCGAGGTGGAGTCGCGGCCGCAGGTCGGCACGGCCTCCGCCCGCAACCGCAGGAGCTCGGCCTCCAGGGCCGGCGCGAAGGGAAGTGCTTCCTAG
- the rpsC gene encoding 30S ribosomal protein S3, translating into MGQKINPHGFRLGITTDWKSRWYADKQYAEYVKEDVAIRRLLATGMERAGIAKVEIERTRDRVRVDIHTARPGIVIGRRGAEADRIRTELEKLTGKQVQLNILEVKNAESEAQLVAQGVAEQLSNRVAFRRAMRKAIQSAMRQPQVKGIRVQCSGRLGGAEMSRSEFYREGRVPLHTLRADIDYGLYEAKTTFGRIGVKVWIYKGDIVGGRHEAVEADPRGARRERPTGATRPRRSGSSGTTATSTDAGRAAAESATAPAVEAAPAEAAAPAQNTEA; encoded by the coding sequence GTGGGCCAGAAGATCAACCCCCACGGCTTCCGGCTGGGCATCACCACCGACTGGAAGTCCCGCTGGTACGCCGACAAGCAGTACGCGGAGTACGTGAAGGAGGACGTCGCCATCCGGCGTCTCCTCGCCACGGGCATGGAGCGCGCCGGCATCGCCAAGGTCGAGATCGAGCGCACCCGGGACCGCGTCCGGGTCGACATCCACACCGCGCGTCCGGGCATCGTGATCGGTCGCCGTGGCGCCGAGGCGGACCGCATCCGCACCGAGCTCGAGAAGCTCACCGGCAAGCAGGTGCAGCTGAACATCCTCGAGGTGAAGAACGCCGAGTCCGAGGCGCAGCTGGTCGCCCAGGGTGTGGCCGAGCAGCTGTCCAACCGGGTGGCGTTCCGTCGCGCGATGCGCAAGGCCATCCAGTCGGCCATGCGGCAGCCACAGGTCAAGGGGATCCGCGTGCAGTGCTCCGGTCGTCTCGGTGGCGCCGAGATGTCGCGCTCGGAGTTCTACCGCGAGGGTCGTGTGCCTCTGCACACGCTGCGGGCGGACATCGACTACGGGCTGTACGAGGCCAAGACCACCTTCGGTCGGATCGGCGTGAAGGTCTGGATCTACAAGGGTGACATCGTCGGCGGCCGGCACGAGGCCGTCGAGGCGGACCCCCGCGGCGCCCGTCGCGAGCGTCCGACCGGTGCGACGCGTCCCCGACGCTCGGGCTCCTCGGGCACCACCGCCACGAGCACGGACGCCGGGCGCGCTGCGGCGGAGTCGGCGACGGCCCCCGCCGTCGAGGCCGCCCCGGCCGAGGCCGCTGCTCCCGCCCAGAACACGGAGGCGTGA
- the rplP gene encoding 50S ribosomal protein L16, protein MLIPRRVKHRKQHHPGRSGASKGGNQVTFGEFGIQALEPAYVSNRQIESARIAINRHIKRGGKVWITIFPDRPLTKKPAETRMGSGKGSVEYWVANVKPGRVMFEMSYPDEETAREALRRAMHKLPMKCRIVTREVQF, encoded by the coding sequence ATGTTGATCCCCCGCAGGGTGAAGCACCGCAAGCAGCACCACCCCGGTCGCTCGGGTGCCTCCAAGGGTGGCAACCAGGTGACCTTCGGCGAGTTCGGCATCCAGGCCCTGGAGCCGGCGTACGTGAGCAACCGGCAGATCGAGTCGGCACGTATCGCAATCAACCGTCACATCAAGCGCGGCGGCAAGGTCTGGATCACCATCTTCCCGGACCGCCCGCTGACCAAGAAGCCCGCCGAGACCCGCATGGGTTCCGGCAAGGGTTCGGTCGAGTACTGGGTCGCGAACGTCAAGCCCGGTCGCGTGATGTTCGAGATGAGCTACCCCGACGAGGAGACCGCTCGCGAGGCCCTGCGCCGCGCGATGCACAAGCTCCCCATGAAGTGCCGGATCGTGACCAGGGAGGTGCAGTTCTGA
- the rpmC gene encoding 50S ribosomal protein L29: MAGATQAAELRELTGDELVTKLREAKEELFNLRFQMATGQLDNNRRLRTIKHEIARIYTVMRERELGLAVAPETDEGAA; this comes from the coding sequence ATGGCAGGCGCGACGCAGGCCGCGGAGCTCCGCGAGCTGACGGGCGACGAGCTCGTCACCAAGCTCCGCGAGGCCAAGGAGGAGCTGTTCAACCTCCGCTTCCAGATGGCCACCGGGCAGCTCGACAACAACCGTCGGCTGCGGACCATCAAGCACGAGATCGCCCGCATCTACACCGTCATGCGCGAGCGCGAGCTCGGCCTGGCCGTGGCCCCCGAGACGGACGAGGGTGCGGCGTGA
- the rpsQ gene encoding 30S ribosomal protein S17: protein MSEEKAVSTSSTENPAKTPATETERNNRKVRVGYVVSDKMQKTIVVELEDRVKHPMYSKIIRRTSKVKAHDELSEAGVGDRVRLMETRPLSATKRWRLVAVLEKAK, encoded by the coding sequence GTGAGCGAGGAGAAGGCAGTGAGCACGAGCAGCACGGAGAACCCGGCGAAGACCCCGGCCACCGAGACCGAGCGGAACAACCGCAAGGTTCGCGTCGGCTACGTGGTGTCGGACAAGATGCAGAAGACGATCGTGGTCGAGCTCGAGGACCGCGTGAAGCACCCGATGTACAGCAAGATCATTCGTCGCACCTCCAAGGTGAAGGCGCACGACGAGCTGAGCGAGGCCGGGGTGGGCGACCGCGTGCGCCTGATGGAGACTCGGCCCCTGTCCGCGACGAAGCGCTGGCGCCTCGTCGCGGTGCTCGAGAAGGCCAAGTGA
- the rplN gene encoding 50S ribosomal protein L14, which yields MIQQESRLRVADNTGAKEILCIRVLGGSSRRYAGIGDIIVATVKDAIPGAGVKRGDVVKAVIVRTSKERRRPDGSYIRFDENAAVLIKPDNEPRGTRIFGPVGRELRDKRFMKIISLAPEVL from the coding sequence GTGATCCAGCAGGAGTCGCGACTGCGAGTCGCCGACAACACGGGTGCCAAGGAGATCTTGTGCATCCGCGTCCTCGGTGGCTCGTCCCGGCGCTACGCCGGGATCGGCGACATCATCGTGGCGACCGTGAAGGACGCCATCCCCGGAGCGGGGGTGAAGCGGGGTGACGTGGTCAAGGCCGTCATCGTGCGCACCTCCAAGGAGCGGCGCCGTCCCGACGGCTCCTACATCCGCTTCGACGAGAACGCCGCCGTCCTCATCAAGCCCGACAACGAGCCCCGCGGGACCCGCATCTTCGGCCCGGTGGGTCGCGAGCTGCGGGACAAGCGGTTCATGAAGATCATCTCGCTGGCTCCGGAGGTGCTGTGA
- the rplX gene encoding 50S ribosomal protein L24: MKIHKGDTVIVVSGKDKGAKGKVIQAYPETERVLVEGVNRIKKHTPISSTQRGASTGGIVTQEASVHVSNVMVVDSDGKATRVGYRTEEADEAGKVRRVRVSKKNGKDI; encoded by the coding sequence ATGAAGATCCACAAGGGCGACACCGTCATCGTCGTGTCCGGCAAGGACAAGGGCGCCAAGGGCAAGGTGATCCAGGCCTACCCCGAGACCGAGCGCGTGCTCGTCGAGGGCGTGAACCGGATCAAGAAGCACACCCCGATCTCGAGCACCCAGCGTGGCGCGTCGACCGGTGGCATCGTCACCCAGGAGGCCTCGGTCCACGTGTCGAACGTGATGGTCGTGGACTCCGACGGCAAGGCGACCCGCGTCGGGTACCGCACCGAGGAGGCCGACGAGGCCGGCAAGGTGCGCCGCGTGCGCGTCTCGAAGAAGAACGGGAAGGACATCTGA